The following are from one region of the Paenibacillus sp. KS-LC4 genome:
- a CDS encoding thiazole synthase — protein MKPDVWHIGNHELTSRFFIGTGLFPSPYVQKEAIEASGAEVLTFAIRRINLEATEDDSILQHLQGKSYQYLPNTSGASTAEEAVRIARLARASGLSDWIKVEISANERTLLPDPIETLRATEILVKEGFTVLPYTSDDPVICKRLEEAGAAAVMPGAAPIGTGLGILNPYNLGLIVEEAKVPIIVDAGLGSVSDVAQAMELGVAGVLMNTPVAKAKDPAGMARAMRLGIEAGRLAYLSGRISKKRYASASSGYEEFKLK, from the coding sequence ATGAAACCGGATGTATGGCATATTGGCAATCATGAACTAACGTCCCGATTTTTTATCGGCACTGGGCTTTTCCCAAGCCCTTATGTACAGAAGGAGGCAATTGAGGCGTCAGGGGCCGAGGTGCTGACGTTCGCTATTCGCCGCATTAATCTGGAGGCGACCGAGGACGATTCGATTCTTCAGCATTTGCAAGGAAAGTCGTATCAATATTTGCCGAATACTTCAGGCGCAAGTACGGCGGAGGAAGCGGTGCGTATTGCACGTCTTGCGCGGGCTTCGGGTCTCAGCGACTGGATCAAGGTCGAAATTAGCGCCAATGAGCGCACGCTGCTGCCTGATCCGATTGAAACGCTGAGGGCAACGGAAATTCTCGTAAAAGAGGGCTTTACCGTTCTTCCATACACGTCGGATGATCCGGTTATTTGCAAGCGGCTGGAGGAAGCGGGCGCTGCGGCTGTTATGCCGGGAGCGGCTCCCATTGGCACGGGTCTTGGCATTTTGAACCCCTATAATTTGGGCCTTATTGTAGAGGAAGCGAAGGTTCCGATTATCGTTGATGCCGGACTTGGCTCGGTCAGCGATGTTGCGCAGGCGATGGAGCTTGGCGTGGCTGGCGTGCTGATGAACACACCGGTTGCGAAGGCGAAGGACCCGGCAGGCATGGCGCGGGCGATGAGGCTTGGCATCGAAGCTGGCCGTCTAGCTTATTTGTCCGGCCGCATTTCAAAGAAGCGCTATGCTTCGGCAAGCAGCGGTTACGAGGAGTTTAAGCTGAAATAG
- the thiD gene encoding bifunctional hydroxymethylpyrimidine kinase/phosphomethylpyrimidine kinase — MSVQENGQAPRSVPTALTIAGSDSGGGAGIQADIKTFQELGVFGMSAVTAITAQNTFGVQGVFPLSVEAVVQQMHSVGSDIGVDALKTGMLFNSEIITAVAATIAELGWKNVVVDPVMIAKGGASLLQEEAIRAMTDKLLPVTTVITPNMPEAEKLTGITIATADDKREAAKRLAGYGADYVIIKGGHDTGAEAIDLLYDGRGFTELAGRRVATARTHGTGCTFSAALAAGLAEGLDMEAAMRQAKAFIQAAIEDGIQIGGGHGPTNHWAYQRSKRALQAPL, encoded by the coding sequence ATGAGCGTACAAGAGAATGGGCAGGCACCACGCAGCGTCCCGACTGCTTTGACGATTGCGGGCTCGGACAGCGGCGGCGGGGCAGGCATTCAAGCGGATATCAAAACGTTTCAGGAGCTTGGCGTATTCGGCATGTCTGCGGTGACCGCGATTACTGCGCAAAATACATTTGGCGTGCAGGGCGTATTTCCGCTTAGCGTGGAGGCCGTTGTGCAGCAAATGCATTCGGTCGGCTCGGATATTGGCGTCGATGCGCTGAAGACGGGCATGCTGTTTAATAGCGAGATTATTACGGCTGTTGCCGCAACGATTGCCGAGCTTGGCTGGAAAAATGTTGTCGTCGACCCGGTTATGATTGCTAAGGGCGGAGCCTCGCTGCTGCAAGAGGAAGCTATTCGGGCAATGACGGACAAGCTGCTGCCTGTAACGACAGTGATTACGCCGAATATGCCGGAAGCGGAGAAGCTGACGGGCATAACAATTGCCACGGCGGACGATAAGCGGGAAGCGGCGAAACGGCTTGCTGGATATGGTGCGGATTACGTCATCATTAAGGGCGGTCACGATACGGGCGCGGAAGCTATCGACCTGCTGTATGATGGCAGAGGCTTTACCGAGCTGGCAGGCCGGCGAGTTGCAACGGCTCGCACGCATGGCACGGGCTGCACCTTTTCGGCGGCGCTTGCGGCGGGACTTGCCGAGGGGCTTGATATGGAAGCTGCGATGCGTCAGGCGAAAGCATTTATTCAAGCGGCTATCGAGGACGGCATTCAAATTGGCGGCGGACATGGACCGACGAACCACTGGGCGTACCAGCGCAGCAAGCGGGCATTGCAAGCTCCACTCTAG
- the thiO gene encoding glycine oxidase ThiO encodes MGERIVIMGGGIIGLSCAFELRSRGHQVSVLEIGSCGGQASGAAAGMLAPFSENVEGPDDFFRLCAQSLRLYPSFTDRVKQVSGVPFEYTESGSMYIAYHDADILALEGRLRWQREYGSSGSLLEGGDVFRLEPKLSGKVRAALHTPEESHLYAPHYVKALEDACRLMDVHIHEHLERVAIKEWQSSVVLEAADGRVFEGERLVVCSGAWAQQLEAAFGLRIPVYPIRGQICAYMTEEKPVHHMVFCNQGYLVAKENNTLVCGASEDVAGFETTVTEKGIERLRKWNKQAFPFLEAWTPFHTWAGLRPSTQDGFPLLGSLAQSGRVVMAVGHYRNGILLSPITAQLAADSVEGKKLPEFMRAFAPERFS; translated from the coding sequence ATGGGAGAACGAATTGTAATCATGGGCGGCGGCATTATCGGCTTATCCTGTGCGTTCGAGCTGCGCAGCCGCGGCCATCAGGTGTCGGTGCTGGAAATTGGCAGCTGCGGCGGACAAGCCTCTGGAGCGGCTGCGGGGATGCTGGCTCCTTTTTCGGAAAATGTAGAGGGGCCGGATGATTTTTTTCGCTTATGTGCGCAGAGCTTGCGGCTTTATCCTTCGTTTACAGATCGCGTGAAGCAGGTTTCGGGTGTGCCTTTCGAATATACCGAATCAGGAAGCATGTATATCGCTTACCATGATGCAGATATTTTGGCGCTTGAAGGCAGGCTGCGCTGGCAGCGGGAGTATGGCTCGTCGGGCAGCCTGCTTGAAGGCGGCGATGTGTTTCGGCTGGAGCCGAAGCTGTCAGGCAAGGTGCGGGCAGCGCTGCATACGCCGGAGGAAAGCCATCTGTATGCGCCGCATTATGTTAAGGCGCTGGAGGATGCCTGCCGCTTGATGGACGTTCACATTCATGAGCACCTGGAGCGGGTTGCGATTAAGGAATGGCAGAGCTCGGTCGTGCTGGAAGCAGCGGACGGGCGTGTTTTTGAAGGGGAGCGGCTCGTTGTATGCTCGGGAGCTTGGGCGCAGCAGCTGGAAGCTGCATTTGGTCTTCGCATTCCGGTCTATCCGATTCGCGGACAAATTTGCGCTTACATGACGGAGGAGAAGCCCGTTCATCATATGGTGTTTTGCAATCAAGGCTATCTCGTGGCAAAGGAAAATAATACGCTCGTATGCGGCGCCTCTGAGGATGTAGCTGGATTCGAGACGACCGTTACGGAGAAGGGCATTGAACGCCTGCGAAAATGGAACAAGCAAGCTTTTCCGTTTCTCGAAGCATGGACGCCATTCCATACATGGGCGGGTCTTCGTCCATCCACGCAGGATGGTTTTCCGCTGCTTGGTTCGCTCGCGCAATCGGGCCGCGTCGTGATGGCGGTGGGGCATTACCGCAATGGGATTTTGCTTAGTCCGATTACAGCACAGCTCGCGGCTGATAGCGTAGAAGGCAAGAAGCTGCCGGAGTTCATGCGGGCATTCGCTCCTGAGCGTTTCAGCTAG
- a CDS encoding ABC transporter substrate-binding protein, producing the protein MRKVYEGNHHDTKNKASKWKRSSWIAACLALMLAIMAGCSSDNKNTANGAEGAQELTVLLDWYPNAVHTFLYAAEEQGYFKEAGLNVKLQVPADTNDALKLVATGKADLAISYQMQVAVARAEDIPIVSVASLVRHPLNQLFVLESSGVKTPKDLVGKKIGYPSIPLDEAYVNTMVKTDGGDPSGLNYVDVGWDLIPAMTTKKVDAIIGGYVNHEKLLLEKEGVKLIALNPADYGVPDYYELVMTASEEGVASKSEVYKKFIAAAAKGQQYTASHPDEALKVLLDKQNADYPLDAEIEKQSLHVLLPLMDAGSEAFGSQSAENWSNVISWLKEHGQLTKDIKAEDAFRNL; encoded by the coding sequence ATGCGCAAGGTGTATGAAGGAAATCATCATGATACGAAAAATAAAGCTTCCAAATGGAAACGCAGCTCTTGGATCGCAGCATGTCTGGCTTTGATGCTAGCCATTATGGCGGGCTGCTCCTCGGATAACAAAAACACAGCAAATGGCGCCGAAGGCGCGCAGGAGCTGACGGTGCTGCTCGACTGGTATCCGAATGCGGTGCATACCTTCTTGTATGCGGCGGAGGAGCAGGGCTACTTCAAGGAAGCGGGCCTAAATGTGAAGCTGCAGGTGCCGGCCGATACGAATGATGCGCTTAAGCTGGTTGCAACTGGCAAAGCGGATCTGGCGATCAGCTATCAAATGCAGGTAGCGGTTGCCCGCGCAGAGGACATTCCGATTGTATCGGTTGCTTCGCTTGTGCGTCATCCGCTGAACCAGCTGTTCGTGCTAGAATCGTCTGGCGTGAAGACGCCAAAGGATTTGGTCGGCAAAAAAATCGGCTATCCGTCGATTCCGCTCGATGAAGCCTACGTAAATACGATGGTGAAAACCGATGGCGGCGATCCATCAGGGCTGAACTACGTCGATGTAGGCTGGGATCTGATTCCGGCGATGACGACGAAGAAGGTCGATGCCATTATCGGAGGTTACGTGAACCACGAGAAGCTGCTGCTGGAGAAGGAAGGCGTGAAGCTCATTGCGCTTAACCCTGCCGACTATGGCGTACCAGATTATTACGAGCTTGTAATGACAGCGAGCGAGGAAGGCGTTGCCAGCAAAAGCGAAGTATACAAGAAATTCATTGCTGCGGCGGCCAAAGGTCAGCAATATACGGCGAGCCATCCGGATGAGGCGCTGAAGGTGCTGCTCGACAAGCAAAATGCGGATTATCCGCTTGATGCCGAAATCGAGAAGCAAAGCCTGCATGTGCTGCTGCCGCTCATGGATGCCGGCTCCGAAGCTTTTGGCAGCCAATCGGCGGAAAATTGGAGCAATGTCATTTCATGGTTGAAGGAGCATGGCCAGCTCACGAAAGATATCAAGGCTGAGGATGCATTCCGCAACCTATAA
- a CDS encoding PhzF family phenazine biosynthesis protein, with the protein MPSINVYHYDAFSPIPGKGNPAGVVLLGNDLTEQDMQAVAQQVGFNETAFPLPSAVADIRIRFFTPGHEINLCGHATMATIYALKTKGLLGDKTELTIETKAGVLPVRLHTTAQGQLQITMTQAAPQFRAFNGSYAQLASAMGIQEADIETKLPVVYGSTGTWTLLIPIKSLEAFKHMKPNNKVFPDILQEMPRASLHPFCLETYYPQAHMHARHFSSPYSGTIEDPVTGTASGVMGAYYAAHLADQSQHKLELYIEQGHEIGRDGHVQVTVTKQHDEQLIEVTGTAVYVDALEISLL; encoded by the coding sequence ATGCCTAGCATTAACGTCTATCATTACGATGCCTTTAGCCCTATTCCGGGAAAAGGAAACCCGGCAGGTGTCGTTTTATTAGGGAACGACCTGACGGAACAAGATATGCAAGCTGTCGCTCAGCAGGTTGGCTTTAATGAGACCGCTTTCCCGCTGCCATCGGCTGTAGCGGATATCCGAATTCGCTTCTTCACACCGGGCCACGAAATCAATCTTTGCGGCCATGCCACGATGGCAACGATCTATGCGCTTAAAACTAAAGGTTTATTAGGCGATAAAACAGAGCTAACAATTGAGACAAAAGCAGGCGTGCTTCCTGTCCGACTGCATACGACTGCACAAGGGCAGCTTCAAATCACAATGACGCAGGCGGCTCCGCAGTTCCGTGCTTTTAACGGCTCCTATGCACAGCTTGCTTCTGCTATGGGCATTCAGGAAGCTGACATCGAGACGAAGCTTCCCGTTGTTTATGGCAGCACAGGTACATGGACGCTGTTAATTCCGATTAAAAGTTTGGAAGCCTTCAAGCATATGAAACCGAATAATAAGGTGTTCCCCGATATTTTGCAGGAGATGCCGCGGGCTTCCTTGCATCCTTTTTGCTTAGAAACGTATTATCCACAGGCTCATATGCACGCCCGCCATTTTTCATCGCCGTACTCCGGCACGATTGAAGACCCTGTTACCGGTACAGCATCCGGCGTAATGGGAGCCTATTATGCTGCGCATTTGGCTGATCAATCACAGCATAAGCTTGAGCTGTACATCGAACAGGGTCATGAAATAGGGAGAGACGGACATGTTCAGGTTACAGTCACTAAACAGCACGATGAACAACTCATCGAAGTGACGGGCACAGCCGTTTATGTGGATGCTTTGGAAATAAGCCTGCTGTAA
- a CDS encoding ABC transporter ATP-binding protein yields the protein MSKNKALPGGQRLEQAAGASKPAGLSVSGLTYAFPGGPPLIEGLDLHIRQGEFVSVLAASGMGKTTLFRLLAGLLEPQAGTIAIGGVNRQQQAAKIGYMPQKDCLMPWRTVLDNAALGMELAGTPRKEARQRVRELLPDFGLAETEAKYPHELSGGMRQRVSFLRSLLGGGELFLLDEPFSALDAMTRVSMQEWLLQIWEQHRKTIVFITHDIDEALLLSDRVLVAAKAPVAELVEYPVGLARPRTYETMLSEPFVALKRQLLGHFGHAHTAASLEGGSR from the coding sequence GTGAGTAAAAATAAAGCTCTGCCGGGAGGGCAGAGGCTTGAACAGGCGGCGGGGGCAAGCAAGCCAGCAGGCCTTAGCGTCAGCGGACTGACGTATGCTTTTCCCGGCGGGCCGCCGCTGATTGAAGGGCTTGACCTGCATATTAGGCAGGGCGAGTTCGTCAGCGTGCTTGCGGCGAGCGGCATGGGCAAGACGACGCTGTTTCGGCTGCTGGCCGGTCTGCTGGAGCCGCAAGCCGGCACGATTGCGATCGGCGGCGTAAATCGCCAGCAGCAGGCGGCGAAAATTGGCTATATGCCGCAGAAGGATTGCCTAATGCCGTGGCGGACGGTGCTGGATAATGCCGCGCTCGGCATGGAGCTGGCAGGAACGCCGAGGAAGGAAGCGCGCCAGCGGGTGCGGGAGCTGCTGCCTGATTTCGGCCTCGCCGAAACCGAGGCAAAGTACCCGCATGAGCTGTCGGGCGGCATGCGTCAGCGGGTATCGTTTCTTCGTTCGCTGCTGGGCGGCGGCGAGCTCTTTTTGCTCGATGAGCCGTTCAGCGCCCTTGATGCAATGACAAGAGTCAGCATGCAGGAATGGCTGCTGCAAATCTGGGAGCAGCATCGCAAGACGATTGTTTTTATTACCCATGACATAGATGAAGCACTGCTTCTGTCGGATCGGGTGCTGGTCGCTGCAAAGGCGCCCGTTGCCGAGCTGGTGGAATATCCGGTAGGACTTGCGCGTCCGCGCACCTATGAGACGATGCTGAGCGAGCCATTCGTGGCGTTAAAACGCCAGCTGCTGGGGCATTTCGGGCACGCGCACACAGCGGCTAGCCTAGAGGGGGGAAGCCGATGA
- a CDS encoding ABC transporter permease, translated as MKRLFKKHMPAQLFILLLAVLWEVGTRIFQIPHYIIPRLSDVLISMADNSGLLARHFVITLGEALLGLAISIVLGTLSAIWIDSSSLARKTLYPLVVASQTIPIIALSPIMVMWFGYEIGSKIAVVMLFTFFPIAMNTADGFRSADPDIGELLRTMGASKRELFLKWKIPSALPEFFTGLKMAAAISVGGATLGEWLGGEAGLGMYTKRAANMLRGESVFSGVLLLSAMGILLFLAVLAVERICLSYRRESKVGQ; from the coding sequence ATGAAGCGCTTGTTCAAGAAGCATATGCCTGCCCAGCTGTTCATCCTTCTGCTCGCAGTATTGTGGGAAGTGGGAACGCGAATATTCCAAATTCCCCATTATATTATTCCTAGGCTGTCCGATGTGCTCATCTCGATGGCGGATAACAGCGGGCTGCTGGCGCGGCATTTCGTCATCACGTTAGGAGAGGCGCTGCTCGGGCTGGCGATTTCAATCGTGCTTGGCACGCTATCGGCGATCTGGATCGACAGCTCATCGCTGGCACGTAAAACGCTGTACCCGCTCGTTGTCGCCTCGCAGACGATTCCAATTATTGCGTTATCGCCGATTATGGTCATGTGGTTCGGCTATGAAATCGGCAGCAAAATCGCCGTTGTCATGCTGTTCACCTTTTTTCCCATTGCGATGAATACGGCGGACGGCTTCCGCTCGGCGGACCCGGATATCGGGGAGCTGCTGCGGACGATGGGAGCAAGCAAGCGCGAGCTGTTTCTCAAGTGGAAAATTCCTTCGGCGCTGCCGGAGTTTTTCACGGGGCTGAAAATGGCAGCGGCGATCAGCGTCGGCGGCGCTACGCTTGGCGAATGGCTGGGCGGCGAAGCGGGCCTTGGCATGTACACGAAGCGGGCGGCGAATATGCTGCGCGGCGAAAGTGTTTTTTCTGGCGTGCTGCTGCTGTCAGCGATGGGCATTCTACTATTTTTAGCCGTGTTGGCGGTTGAACGAATCTGTCTGTCTTATAGAAGAGAATCGAAGGTAGGCCAGTAG
- a CDS encoding ThiF family adenylyltransferase, protein MDERYSRQMLFAPIGEAGQRKLSESAVLIIGMGALGTVLANHMVRAGVGLVRFVDRDYVERSNLQRQMLYDEEDVEHGYPKAVAAERKLRKINSDIKIEAIVADVTVQNIDALLMDIDLVLDGTDNFQTRFLLNDACFRSGIPFTYGGAVSSRGMSAILVPGATPCLRCFIQSADAGGQTCDMIGVISPVVDIVASYQAVEALKYLVGATDKRRNSLMTFDLWQNHSFEMKLGEPAKQCPCCQLKQYPALQAGEQDAAVSLCGRSTVQISGGAPLNLEQWRHRLEPIAVELTHNAYLLKAGLPEGERLVLFPDGRVLVQGTEDMVRAKTLYARYIGN, encoded by the coding sequence ATGGACGAACGTTATTCAAGACAGATGTTGTTTGCGCCAATTGGTGAAGCAGGGCAGCGCAAGCTAAGCGAGAGCGCCGTGCTTATTATAGGAATGGGAGCGCTCGGCACCGTTCTGGCCAATCATATGGTCAGAGCGGGGGTCGGGCTCGTCCGTTTCGTTGATCGTGATTATGTGGAGCGGAGCAATCTCCAGCGGCAGATGCTTTACGACGAAGAGGATGTCGAGCATGGCTATCCGAAGGCAGTCGCCGCCGAGAGGAAGCTGCGCAAAATCAATTCCGATATTAAAATCGAAGCGATTGTTGCTGACGTCACCGTTCAAAATATCGACGCTTTGCTGATGGATATCGACCTTGTGCTCGATGGGACGGATAATTTCCAGACGCGTTTTCTGCTTAATGATGCTTGCTTCCGCAGCGGTATTCCGTTTACCTATGGCGGAGCGGTTAGCTCGCGGGGCATGAGTGCTATTCTTGTGCCGGGCGCTACGCCGTGTCTGCGCTGCTTTATTCAATCAGCCGATGCGGGCGGGCAGACCTGCGATATGATCGGCGTGATTTCGCCGGTGGTGGATATAGTCGCTTCCTATCAGGCGGTAGAGGCGCTTAAATATTTGGTCGGTGCCACGGATAAAAGAAGAAACAGCTTGATGACCTTTGACTTATGGCAAAATCATTCGTTCGAGATGAAGCTGGGCGAGCCTGCGAAGCAGTGTCCTTGCTGTCAGCTGAAGCAGTATCCGGCTTTGCAGGCGGGAGAGCAGGATGCGGCAGTCTCGCTATGCGGACGCAGCACCGTGCAAATCTCTGGCGGCGCTCCGCTTAATTTGGAGCAGTGGCGGCATAGGCTGGAGCCGATTGCAGTGGAGCTTACGCATAACGCTTATTTGCTGAAAGCCGGGCTGCCGGAAGGTGAGCGGCTCGTGCTGTTCCCCGATGGTCGTGTGCTTGTGCAGGGGACGGAGGATATGGTTCGTGCCAAAACCTTATATGCCCGTTATATCGGAAACTAA
- the thiS gene encoding sulfur carrier protein ThiS, translated as MELVINGVKQELAARTIEEIIVHFGLAGKPVVVEADGAVLTQEQWAVTEVREGMRIELVHFVGGG; from the coding sequence ATGGAACTAGTCATTAATGGTGTAAAGCAGGAGCTGGCAGCGAGGACGATTGAAGAGATCATTGTCCATTTTGGCCTCGCGGGCAAGCCAGTTGTCGTTGAAGCGGACGGAGCGGTGCTGACCCAGGAGCAATGGGCAGTAACCGAGGTTCGCGAAGGCATGAGAATCGAGCTTGTGCATTTTGTAGGAGGAGGCTGA
- the tenA gene encoding thiaminase II — translation MSKFSDRLYEASRKVWQKSHEHPFLVEMREGTLEPQRFIYYLKQDYVYLIDYAKLFAYGSIKARDMATMVKFAGLYHSTLHVEMELHRQYADRFGVTREQLEGTQPAPSNVAYTKYMLDVAANGSLAEVVAALLPCMWSYREIGVTFSKYPGALDHPLYKEWILMYSSEEFGELTHWCIGLMDQLAEGLPERELAKLEEHFVLTSKMEYLFWDMAYRMEEWPV, via the coding sequence ATGAGCAAATTTAGCGATAGATTATATGAAGCAAGCCGCAAAGTATGGCAAAAAAGCCACGAGCATCCGTTTCTCGTGGAAATGCGTGAAGGAACGCTGGAGCCGCAGCGCTTCATCTATTATCTCAAGCAGGACTATGTCTATTTAATCGACTATGCGAAGCTGTTCGCCTACGGCAGTATAAAAGCTCGCGATATGGCAACAATGGTCAAATTCGCCGGGCTGTATCATTCCACACTGCATGTGGAAATGGAGCTGCACCGCCAGTATGCCGACCGTTTTGGCGTTACGCGCGAGCAGCTTGAAGGTACGCAGCCGGCGCCAAGCAATGTCGCCTATACAAAATATATGCTTGACGTTGCAGCGAATGGCTCGCTCGCGGAGGTTGTAGCAGCGCTGCTGCCGTGCATGTGGAGCTACCGCGAAATCGGTGTAACCTTCTCGAAATATCCAGGTGCGCTGGATCATCCTCTTTATAAGGAATGGATTCTTATGTACAGCTCGGAGGAGTTCGGCGAGCTGACCCACTGGTGCATTGGCCTTATGGACCAATTGGCAGAAGGGCTTCCGGAGCGAGAGCTTGCGAAGCTGGAGGAGCATTTTGTCCTGACCTCGAAGATGGAATATTTATTTTGGGATATGGCATATCGCATGGAGGAGTGGCCAGTGTGA
- the thiE gene encoding thiamine phosphate synthase, whose amino-acid sequence MKDFRLYAITGEEFHPGRELIEVMEEAIYGGVDIIQLRDKSGDKPAILEKARALRELTRKHGITFIVNDYIDIALEVDADGIHLGQGDVPLVEARKLVGDKIIGISTHAIEEALLAEEQGADYIGVGPVFPTKTKVDVVDPVTVEYVREVAAKVKIPFVAIGGIKLRNVDEVLAAGATRICAVSEIVGSSDISGTCRSFLDKLDKWGES is encoded by the coding sequence ATGAAGGATTTTCGTTTATATGCGATTACGGGCGAGGAATTTCATCCGGGCCGCGAGTTGATCGAGGTAATGGAGGAGGCGATTTATGGCGGCGTTGACATCATCCAACTGCGCGACAAATCGGGCGACAAGCCAGCCATTTTGGAAAAAGCGCGGGCGCTCCGCGAGCTGACCCGCAAGCACGGCATAACCTTTATCGTTAATGACTACATTGATATTGCGCTGGAGGTGGATGCGGACGGCATTCATCTCGGACAGGGTGATGTGCCGCTGGTGGAGGCACGCAAGCTCGTAGGCGATAAAATCATCGGCATTTCCACACACGCCATTGAAGAGGCGCTGCTTGCCGAGGAGCAAGGTGCTGACTACATCGGCGTCGGTCCCGTATTTCCAACGAAGACGAAGGTCGACGTTGTTGATCCGGTTACGGTTGAATACGTACGTGAGGTAGCGGCTAAGGTGAAAATTCCATTTGTCGCAATCGGCGGCATTAAGCTGCGCAATGTGGATGAAGTTCTTGCAGCTGGCGCGACGCGTATTTGCGCGGTTAGCGAAATTGTCGGCAGCAGCGATATTTCCGGCACCTGCCGCTCTTTTCTCGACAAGCTGGATAAATGGGGAGAGTCGTAA